The genomic segment TATAATAATTATTTATTGACACTGGTTTTTATTGTGGTACAATATATAGTGTATTGTTTCGCATTAACAACCATATAATGTATAAGAGGTGTTCTCTATGATTCAAATTATAAAAAGAAATGGCAATATTACAAATTTTAATAGCAATAAAATCATCACCGCTATCGAGCTTTCTATGGCAGAAACTAAGGATGGTATTGACTCTGCTCTTGCAAAAATGATTTGCTCTCAGATTGAAGAAACATTAGAAAATCATACTCAAGCAATTTCTGTAGAACTAATCCAAGACTTAGTTGAAAAGCATTTAATGGACTCCCCTAGAAAAGATGCAGCAAAACGCTTTATCTTATATCGATATGAAAGAGATAAAACTAGAGATACAAGAACAAAACGTATTGATGGTAGATTGCTTAGTGATGAATTTATAAGCAAATATAAACATAGATCTAATCCTATGAAACAACTCGGTAACTTCGTTTACTATAGAACCTATTCAAGATGGCTACCAAAAGAAAACCGAAGAGAATATTGGTGGGAAACGGTTAGACGAGCTGTTGAATACAATTGTAGTTTGGTACCTACAACAAAATCTGAAGCAGAAAAATTATACGATAACATATTCAATCTCCGTCAATTTCTATCTGGAAGAACATTTTGGGTAGGCGGTACAGATGTAGCTAAAAATTACCCAATGGCTAACTATAACTGTGCCTTCCAAGTTATTGATAACTTTGGTGCTTTTAAAGATTTATTTTACTTACTAATGATCGGATCTGGCGTTGGTGTAAGAATTCTTAAATCTGATATTGAAAAGCTACCAAAGATTAGAACCAATTTTGACATAATTAATGAAGATTATACCCCTGTTCCTAAGGACAAAAGAGAAGACAGTACAAGTTTAACTTTTAGCCATAATAATACTGCATTAATAACAATTGGTGATAGTAAAGAAGGCTGGGTTCAATCTCTTGACTATTATTTCAAACTTATTTATAGCAATGAATATAGGCACATTAATACAATAATTATAAATTACAACCATGTACGACCAAAAGGCGAAAGACTTAAAACCTTTGGGGGAACAGCAAGTGGCCATACAAGTTTAAAAAATATGTTTATTAAAATAACCAGTATTATTAAAAAACGTGGATTGGTTGCTAGTAAAACTTATATAAAATTAAAGCCAATAGATTGCTTAGATTTTTCAAATATTATTGGCGAAAATGTTGTTGTTGGTGGTGTACGAAGAACTGCTGAAATAGTATTAGTAGATGCTGATGATAAAGAATCCATAGAAGCTAAAAGCAATTTATACAAACAAATTGATGGGCAGTGGATTGTAGATAATGAAATCATTCATAGACAAATGAGTAATAATTCTATTTATTACAAGTCCAGACCATCTAGAGAACAACTTCACTGGCAACTAGAACAAATGCGATATTCTGGTGAACCAGGATGGGTAAATGAAGTTGCTGGATCTAAACGCAGACCGAATATGAATGGTGTGAATCCTTGTGGAGAAATCCTACTAGATTCAAAAGGATTATGCAATCTGACCACTATCAATGTGGCATCCTTTATAACTGAAGATGGGACC from the Natranaerovirga pectinivora genome contains:
- the nrdJ gene encoding ribonucleoside-triphosphate reductase, adenosylcobalamin-dependent — protein: MIQIIKRNGNITNFNSNKIITAIELSMAETKDGIDSALAKMICSQIEETLENHTQAISVELIQDLVEKHLMDSPRKDAAKRFILYRYERDKTRDTRTKRIDGRLLSDEFISKYKHRSNPMKQLGNFVYYRTYSRWLPKENRREYWWETVRRAVEYNCSLVPTTKSEAEKLYDNIFNLRQFLSGRTFWVGGTDVAKNYPMANYNCAFQVIDNFGAFKDLFYLLMIGSGVGVRILKSDIEKLPKIRTNFDIINEDYTPVPKDKREDSTSLTFSHNNTALITIGDSKEGWVQSLDYYFKLIYSNEYRHINTIIINYNHVRPKGERLKTFGGTASGHTSLKNMFIKITSIIKKRGLVASKTYIKLKPIDCLDFSNIIGENVVVGGVRRTAEIVLVDADDKESIEAKSNLYKQIDGQWIVDNEIIHRQMSNNSIYYKSRPSREQLHWQLEQMRYSGEPGWVNEVAGSKRRPNMNGVNPCGEILLDSKGLCNLTTINVASFITEDGTLNKKELLEAQKLSARAGYRMTCVDLEIPEWDYVQNRDKLIGCSLTGWQDLVNALSLDKEAQGSLLSELRTIAQKEAKEYAEEIGQNPPLLVTTVKPEGTLSQLPTVSSGVHYSHSPYYIRRVRINANDPLVKVCEELEYPIFPEVGQELETCSTKVIEFPVKAPNGTTKYDVSALEQLENYKLFMENYVDHNCSITIHVREHEWEAVEEWVWHNWDDIVAVSFLSLDDNFYQLLPYEAISEEEYNARVSVMKPFIPNLISKYEKGEELDLGDDNCDNGVCPIR